One stretch of Kwoniella pini CBS 10737 chromosome 3, complete sequence DNA includes these proteins:
- a CDS encoding phosphoserine transaminase, whose amino-acid sequence MPTRDQVHNFAAGPSPLPSNVLEEAAQGLLNYQDTGMGICELSHRGKEFKAVIEGAEADLRKLLSIPDNYSILFTQGGGTGQFSAVVLNLLAAHRLKNPVKAEEFKPPILDYVLTGSWSSKAYAEAQRLSLPPFPNCPAFAEPRIAASMKSEKWTRLPKKSEYNFNKEAAFIYYCENETINGIEFPHNSISSSFPFENVPEGVEIIADYSSSFISRPILNLEKHAIIYAGAQKNLGPSGVTVLIIRNDLLIDTTEASKLGCIPHTPITYEYKILSDNKSLYNTPPTFPIYVSALVLKHLLNNKGGLKGIENINKQKAELLYSTLESAEKKNKVKLVVRDENARSWMNVTFTIEGSPEEEKKFLDGAEKRGFKQLKGHRSVGGIRASIYNAVTLESVKLLCDYINEFCA is encoded by the exons ATGCCAACTCGAGATCAAGTACATAATTTCGCCGCGGGACCTTCACCACTTCCCAGTAATGTCCTGGAAGAAGCGGCGCAAGGTTTATTAAATTACCAAGATACAGGAATGGGTATTTGTGAACTTTCGCATCGTGGAAAAGAGTTCAAAGCTGTGATCGAAGGTGCAGAGG CCGATTTGCGTAAATTGCTTTCGATTCCAGACAActattcaattcttttcaCTCAAGGAGGAGGTACTGGACAATTTTCAGCTGTTGTACTTAATTTATTAGCTGCTCATAGATTAAAGAATCCAGTaaaagcagaagaatttaaaCCTCCTATTTTAGATTACGTTTTAACTGGATCATGGTCTTCTAAAGCATATGCTGAAGCTCaaagattatcattacCTCCTTTTCCAAATTGTCCTGCATTTGCTGAACCAAGAATTGCAGCAAGTATGAAATCTGAAAAATGGACAAGATTACCTAAAAAATCtgaatataattttaataaagaagcagcttttatttattattgtGAAAATGAAACTAtaaatggaattgaatttccacataattcaatttctagttcatttccttttgaaaatgtaCCAGAAGGTGTAGAAATTATTGCAGATTATTCATCAAGTTTTATTTCAAGaccaattttaaatttagaaaaacaTGCAATAATTTATGCAGGTGCACAAAAAAATTTAGGTCCTTCAGGTGTAACTGTTTTAATTATtagaaatgatttattaattgatacAACAGAAGCATCAAAATTAGGTTGTATACCACATACTCCTATAACATATGAATATAAAATTTTATCAGataataaatctttataTAATACTCCACCAACTTTTCCAATTTACGTTAGTGCTTTAGTACTTaaacatcttttaaataataaaggtggattaaAAGGAAtagaaaatataaataaacaaaaagctgaattattatattcAACATTAGAATCtgctgaaaagaaaaataaagTTAAATTAGTTGtaagagatgaaaatgcTAGAAGTTGGATGAATGTTACATTTACAATTGAAGGAAGTccagaagaggaaaagaaattcttAGATGGTGCTGAGAAAAGAGGATTCAAGCAATTAAAGGGACATAGAAGCGTTGGAG GTATTCGAGCCTCAATCTACAACGCCGTGACACTCGAATCGGTCAAATTGTTATGTGACTACATCAACGAATTCTGCGCATAG